The genomic region ACCCAGGATTGCTAGAATAATAATTGGAAATAGTAATTTAATTGTAGAGAAAGCATTTAGAAAAACACTAGCGAGGTCAATTTTATAAACGAGAGCGAGGCCCGTTTCTCCTACGGGTGCATAGGCGCCAAAAATTCGGCGATTCCTATAATCAACAGTGCTTCTAAGTCCTGATTTTCTTTCAAAAGCATAAAAAGGGGGCAACTTGATGCTATTAATGGTTTTAGGAATGATTAGTATTTTAGGAAACAAAACAGACGTTATACAAGTTGCTCCTTGCGGTACGGGGGAGCACATGACTAATTCTCTGACAGGGTCTTTGTTGGTGGTAAATAAGGATGTGAGTGCTTTTAAAGGCCATTCAACTTTTAATTTGATGACCCCCTTTGGAGACATGAGTGTGTTTGTTAAGCGTAAAGCAATCATATTTTTTTGCCATACTAATTCCGCGGGTAATGAAAGTTTTACAGGAAATGAACCAATTGGAGCGGAAATGAATTTACCTTTTTGTACAAGGATTTCATTCTGAGGACCCGTTATACTCACTCCAGAAAAACCTTCCGCAATAAATAATTCTGCCAATTGGTTAATTTGAGCTGGCGTAGATAGAAGGAAGTTTTTAAAAAATGAACTCAATAAAAGAGTATTCATTTCAGTTATAGGATAATTTAAGTCAGCTTGGATGAGTGCATTGCGATCGCGCAAAGAGGCATGCAATGATTGCTGAATAGAATTATTGTATTGCTGCATCATAATAGAAAAACAGGTAAAACCTACAGTCATCGTGGTTGCAAATAAAATAGCGATACTGGCTAGAGAAATTTTCCGTGTTATTTGCTCCGTACTGAGGTATGCATATTGAAGGTACTGCTGGCCGGTTAAATATAACCCTAAACTAAAAACAAGGATAATAAATGAGGGTATTACACCTAGATGAACATGCTCATACCATACAAAAAATAATTTGAGATTTAATAAATTACTGAGGATGCCGACCAATCCTAGGAAGAAAATTAAAGAAACTAATGTTAAATGAATAATATTAATAGCTGGTTTTTGTAATAGTGCAGAGAGGAGAACAAAATCAATACCAATCAAAAGAAAGGCGACTGACAGATTATTAGGAAAATTCCAACTAGACCTAAATGATTGTTTCATTATGCCTTCACTAAGACCTAATTGCAGTGGGACTAATTTTTCCATGATGGTAAAAAACGCAATAACAATCAGAGCTAAGCCACATAAAATTTTGAGTGTTTTTGTAATTTTCGCTTCGACACGTGTACTGATTAGACCCATTCCAGCAAGGGTAAAGCCGAGTGAGATATAAGTAAGCAACCCTTCCGGCGAAAGTTTCAATAAAAAAGGTGACACGAGGGTCCATTGACTTCCAATGAAATTAAAGAAGCCATACAGGATAGTGAGAGTGCCAATGATTAAAACTAATAAACTCTCGTTATGTTGCCTCATATTTTCCTAAATTGAGTCAATATTTCCTAATAATATCATGATTTTAATTCAGTATGATTAAAGCTAGCTTCCCTATGAATCTATTGTTAAATTACGTAAGTTTTTAAAAATAAAAATGGATAAAAATAATGAATACACCGATGAATAACATATCAAAATTTATTTTCTGGAGTCGTTGGTTACAAGCTCCTCTTTACATTGGTTTAATTTTAGTCTTAGTGGTTTATGTTTATCAATTTGGATTAGGGTTACTGAATTTAGTGAAGAATGCTAATAATTGGCATGAAACCGGTATTATGCTACAAGCGCTTGATTTGATTGATGTCGTGATGTTAGCTAACCTTATTATTATGGTGATCATGGGTGGTTATGAAACTTTTGTTTCTAAGCTAAATTTAAAAGGCCACCCAGATCAACCCGAATGGTTAGATGAAGTGAATGCTGGCACGATGAAAGTTAAACTTGCGCTATCCCTCATTGGTATTTCCTCTATTCATTTATTGCGAACTTTTATTGACCCTTCCTTGAAGCAAAATTACTCAGTAATGTGGCAAGTCATTATTCATCTTACCTTAGTCGTTTCAGCTATTGCGATTGCATTTACGAATAACATTATGGGGAAAGGGAGAGGACATCATTAATGATTCGTTAAGTTTTACTTTTCTGGATCAAGTGTTTCATTGAGACGATTGCGTAATAAGACACAGTGTGACAGAGAATAACTTAGAGACAATTCTTATGTTGAAGCTGTATCGTACATCGTAAAATCTTGATTTAAACCCAACTGATTTTTAGCTATCGATTTGGGTAAGCTTTTTAATAAGGTTAAGAAGACACCATTCGTCCAGCCAAAACCAATCACATTCATTTTATAACCAATTTGAATATCGGTAAGGGCTGTACCTGAGACGACATTATATTTTTCACGGATGGTTTTATCACGTAAGTAATTTTGTAAAACGGTCGTTAAAAATTTATGCGCAATGCGTTCAGCTTCAGGCTTGAATCCATAATGCGTTAATCCTTCTGTGGTGATCAATTGAATAGGAGCCCAACCATACGGATAATCCCATTGCACCCCGGTATGCTGTAAGCTCGTTACGATGCCTCCTGCTTTTTCAAAGAATTTTAAATTTTTTGCTAACCGTTTGGCTTGACTCTTTGTTGCAAGTTTTGCCCAAAGGGGATAAAAAGTTGTAGCGTAAGGGTGGGGTGAAGCTTTTTTATTGATATAATCGTAATCAAAAAACATACCTTGTTTTTCGTTCCATAGATATCGATTAATGCGTAACGCGCGACGCTCTGCTTGCTTTGCCCAATAAATTGCAAGTCGCTTATTTCCCAGTTGATTTGACATCCACTCTAAATCTTTTTCAGTTTTATAAAGTAAGCTATTTAAATCGACGGGTGCATAATTCAGTGTATCTGCACTAAAAGGACCAAAGCGAAATGATGTATCAAAACCTGAAGCGCGCATCGCTCGATCACCCTTGTAGAAGTGTTCGCTTAGACCGACATTTTTAACAACTTTGCATACATTATATTTTTTATTATGTTTGAGCGTGGGCGTGCTGCACAAAGTAATCGTATAAACTATCTTTGCTGATTGTAAGTGCTCAGGTTGGTCTTTGGCTAAAAAGAACAAATAAGGCTGAGAAATTTTTGGATGTTCTAAGAAATACCGAATGATATCTGAATAATAAGATTTGGATTGTGCCAGTTCAGAAACGGGGCCACTCCCAAAATCATAATAACGGGACAAACCTGTCTTGCCCGCTAAGTGAGGTTCGTGAGTCCACAAGTTATAATCTTTGACCGCATAGTGATAAGCAGACTGTAACCACTTCAAATTTTGGTGATGTTGGGTTTGATCAGCGGTGTATACCGCGCGAATTAGTGGAGCAAGAAAAGGCAATTGGGTGCGGGATAAATAATAAGTGCGATTTCCATTCAATGTGCCACCGTAATGATCAATCTCATAAAAGAAATTTTCTACAATGCCACGCGCTAATTCATTTTTATGTGCTTCGATCAGGCCACGAACAATAAAATAACTATCCCAGCCATACATCTCGTTAAACATACCACCAGGAACAATATAGGGGTTTGGTAAATACAATAAGCCTGCGGGTTTAATATTATCACCGTTGACTTCACCTAATTTATTAATCTTTTGCGGAAGTCGCTTCACCACAAGATGACAACGTTCTGTCCAATATTTAACGGTTTCTGGAATAACAGCATCAGCGGGAAAATAAAGAATAGGGTTTAAATTGGTTTTTGGGTCTGAAAAGGAATTGCAGTCTTCCATCGAGCGTTCAAGGCTTTTCCAACTATTAGCAATGTAATAAAGGATAATGTTGGGGTCGGTTGCAGCAAACTCATGAGCCAAAACAGAATGGATTGGAGCTAAAGTTACATTGAGAAAGATAAACCAGATTATAATATTTTTCATATCAAAATACAGGTCACTGGGTAAAAGTGGCGAGCCTTCGGCTGCGAGGAAAATAGTGTTCGTGGATCAAAACTTAGCATTGTAAACATGCTGTCACTTATATTTGAGTTAACAAAGCCTACCAAGCTAGAGGGATCTTGGCTAGGCCGAATAGATTATTACCAAAATTAATTTATCTGACAACAAGTAACTGAAGTAAAATTTATCAATTCTTTTTTCAATCATTCATATTAAATCAAAGACTAAGCGTGAAGTCTTTGATTTGGCATTTTGCGAAATAAAAAATCAGGGTGTAAAATGAAGTATTAGTTTTTTTTATGTCAAAAACTAACCAATTTTGCGCCGAGGAGATTCTTATGAAGGAAGGACATCCCAACAAAGACAAGAATCGAAAAGAAAATCCTAATCGTAAAAATCCTGAAGGTCGTGCTCCTGTACAAGATCCAGATGTTCATCCTCGAAATGAAAATCCGGATTATCAACCTTATAAACAATATACCTCATTCATATTTTAAACTAGAAGGAGTAGGTTATGGATAAGCACTCTGAAAAGATAGTTCGTACTAAAGATGTTATCGGGGTGGAAGTCAAAAACCGTGCTGATGAAAAATTAGGTAAAATTGATGAAATCGTTATGGATAAGATAACTGGCCAAATAAACTATGTCGTTCTTGAATGTGGCGGCGTTCTTGGTGTGGGCAGCAAATTATTCGCTCTTCCTTGGAATGCAATTCAATATGATAAAGAAGAAAAAAGCTTTTTAGCCAATATTGACAAAGAAAGATTAAAAAATGCAACTGGCTTTAACAAGGACCATTGGCCAGACACTGCGGATTCGACAACTTTTACAAAATATACGGAAACTGTTTAATGATTTAAAAAAATTATCAAAAATTAACCTTGATGAAGCCCCTGCTTCATCAAGGTTTTTTCATTCTCCGACGCTTGATTTCATTGACCTCTACGACCCTTAAATGCATTATCTTTCTCAATATCAGGTTAAAACGCGATTTGAGGTGCTCAGAATGCAAAAATCATCCAACTTTGTTTGGAAAAAGACGGTGACCATCACGGGTTTAGTGATTCTGGTCGCCTTAACCTTTTATCTTCTCGGTTCCATTCTGATGCCTTTTGCCGCAGGTGCTCTATTAGCTTATTTAAGTAATCCGCTGGTTGATTTTTTAATGCGGCGCGGTTTTTCGCGAGCCGCGAGTGTCATTCTGGTCTTTGTAGCTCTTTTCGGTTTTCTATTAATATCCGTTCTTTTGTTAATCCCGATCTTGCAAGAGCAAATTGAACATCTTACTGTCATTATTCCGCAAATGCTTACTTACCTGCAGACTCAAGCATTACCTTCCCTATTGAATTTTTTTGGATTTAAAAATCTGGCAGCTTATGACGTCAAAAAAATAATTGGCGATAATATTATGTCGACGGGGAACGTAGCCAGCTTAGTCATCAAAACTACATTAGAATCAGGCAAAGCTTTATTTGGCCTCATAACAAATATTTTATTAATTCCAGTCGTTACTTTTTATTTGCTACGTGATTGGGATCTTTTATTGAATAATATTCGTCTCATGATTCCCAAGCGCACGCGACCTAAGGCTATTAAAATTGCACAAGAGTGTGATGATGTTTTAAGTGGTTTCTTCCGCGGACAATTATTGGTCATGTTGGCATTAGCAGCCATTTATTCCATTGGACTATCGCTTGCTGGACTACAGATTGGCATTATTATTGGTACAGTGACGGGCTTGTTAAGCATTGTTCCCTATCTTGGCGCCATTATCGGTTTTGTCATTGCTGTGATTGCCGCGCTTGTTCAGTTTGGTACGATAGAGTCGGTCGGCTGGGTCATTCTTGTTTTTATGGTAGGTCAAACTATCGAAAATACATTCTTAACGCCTGTACTGGTGGGCGATAGAATTGGGATGCACCCGGTTGCTGTAATTTTTGCTGTTCTGGCAGGCGGTGTACTATTCGGTTTTTTTGGTGTGTTAATGGCTTTACCCGTTGCCGCAGTCATCATGGTTTTGTTGCGTCATCTTAATCGTCGTTATCATCGAAGTGAACTTTATCAGGCTTAAGGATAAGCGTGCTGTGCAATTACTACGATATATGGGACGCATTTGTGTCGAAGCTACCAAACGTTTTTATAATGAAAACTATTCATATCGTGCGTCAGCCTTAGCTTTTACGACGCTTCTCGCCATCGTACCCTTATTGCTTGTCATCGTCTTTGGCATGACTGTATTTCCTTACTTTATGAACATTATTTTGCTCGGCGAAAACTATATTTTACAAAATTTTGTACCCGCATCTGCTGGTACGATAGAATTTTACTTCCATGGCTTTTTAACACAAGCAACAAGATTACCCGCAGTCTCCATTCTGTTTTTATTCATCACCACCATATTACTGGTTCACACCATCGAAGAAACTTTAAATGAAATATGGCGGGTGCCAACAAGGGTAAAGAGTAAAAAGATGTTGGCGCTATTATTTTACTGGATTTTATTTTTATTGATTCCCTTCATTATTGGATTAAGTATTTTTCTAACATCTTATGCCTTCTTGCTGAGCTGGATAAGTATAGAAGATAAAACACAATTAACACTTTATTTTCTCTCGATTTTACCTATTCTTATCAATACTATGATATTTGGTCTGCTCTACATTATTGTTCCGAATGCTCGAGTAAAAATAATAAATGGCTTAATTGGTGGAATGACTGCGGCTCTGTTATTTGAAGTTGCACGGATTTCTTTTGCCTTTTATGTTGATCAATTTCCAAGTTATGCTTTGATTTATGGTGCATTTGCTGTCATACCAATTTTCCTAGTTTGGCTCTATATCTTTTGGTTTATTATTTTATTTGGTGCATTTGTGACCTATACAGTCGCAAGACCTGGACTTGAACTATAAAAACTTGTCCTTATCGTAGAAATAATCTTTCTCTTAAGATTTACTTAAGGGTACGTTCGTAGAATGAAAATCTTATGATAGGGAGTATATTACCATGGGATATGGCCCGCCTTCTTTGAATCTACTTATCCAATCCAATGCTTCACTGTATGAAAAATATGTACGTCACAATCCGGAACGAGACCGGCTTATCCAACATATCACTGGCATCCAAAATGTAATTACGGCTTTTGATGATGATATGCACGCTACAAAAAACTGGGAATCCTTAAAGCACAAGAGTGCAGTCGGACTATATGTGTTGGGAATGGAAACAATTTCTCGCGAATATAGACTATATAATCCAATCTTTAAAAAAAGAGGCTTCCTGAAATTAGGCAGCACTTTATACAATCTTCTTTTTGAGCAGTTAGGGATCTCTAAAAAAAATCCCTTAAGTTATAAAGATGAAGTAATTTACCTTGAAAAATTGTATAACACCATTTTGCTTTTAGAGAAAACGGATAAGAGTAGATTACAAGTATTACTGAACAATGAAGGCTTAGAGTTAGAGTCTATTAAAGAACGTATTACATTTAATATTCACAGACTTTTAAAAAAAATTAATAATGCTTTAAAACGAACGCTCGAAAGTTTACCGATGGAAGAAGTAGTTGAGCGTCAATTAATTAATTTATACGCAAATTATAAAACTAAAAAAGATGAGAAAAAGAAAAATCAATATCAATTATTAAATTGGTTTACCAAGCCTAATAAGGAAAGATGTTTTGTTGCGCAATTGGCGGCCCCCATTGCTGAGCTAAACAAAAGGAGCTTGCGAGATACGACCCATGAAGAAGACGATTTCGCCCGCGAAGAACGGATTAAACTGGGTTACTTTATGTTTATTACTGAATCAATCGACTACACCTACTCTTTCCTTCGATCATCAAAACATAGCGACTTATGTAGTTTGGGTATGAGCGGCTTGCAACAACAAAATTTAATGTCAATTCATAATCGTATAAAACTTGATTGTTTGGGTGCCTTAAAAACATTTTTGTTAGACGGTAAAAATTATGCTGAGATCGAGCGTTATGGCAGAATTCATTTTACCCATGATAATTATTTGAAAAATGTTGATGACAATATCAAAAATATTATTGATGAAATTGATAAACTTACGAATCGTATCAAAGGGACACCTACACCTAAAATTAATGCTTCTATGATTGATAGTTTGAAACGTGCTGGCATTCTCGTTTCAGTTTCACCTTTATTTGGCTTAGGTCAAACGATAGGCAAATCAGCGAGTGAAACGCATGGTACGATTGGTGTTAAAGTTGGCATTAGTAATACTTTAAATTCTCTTGGCAAATCAATGATGGGTTTAAACCGTAATTACCTCAGTTTTCTCGCAGCTGATTTAATTGTTATGGCAACGATGGGACAAATGTTTGCAGTGGTTTTACAAGAGATGGGCCTTTTGCTTATTCCCTTAGGAGTCAGTGTTGCAACGGTTGCCTTTGATGGGTCATTGTGGAGTCTCAGAGCTTTGTGTAAATGTTATATGGATGTTTATGATGAGTGTGATCCTAATCTCATTAAAAATGTTGATCCTGAATTTATTCGTAGTCTACTGAACTTACCCAACGATGTTTTTTCTGCTGAAAAAAAATATCATCTTGAAAATTTGCTCGATGAAAAAACATTACAAATTGTCACCCAGGATATACAAATTCATGATGACGCGTTAAACCCTCCTGAAGTTTCCATCAGGAAAGCAATGAACTAGGTAAAAAGCGTGGATTGTTTGGTAAGCTGTTCCTGCCTTACGCAATCTACGCTTGCTCCACTATAAAAATGTCCAGCCAATTGACTAATCTTTCTCTTTAGTCTATATTTTGACTTTTCCTTTACTTAATTAAAATTTATGTTAGCTAAAGATATTCTTATTGACCAAGCACGCGCCGTACGAGAAAGAGCCTATGCGCCCTATTCCCACTTTCAAGTGGGTGCTTGTATCGAAAGCAAAAATGGGAATGTGTACGTCGGCTGCAATGTCGAAAATGCTTCTTATGGCCTCACCGTCTGCGCCGAAGCGAATGCAATTGCCGCTATGGTTGCAGGCGGAGAGCATGAAATTGTGCAAATGGTCGTGGTAATAGAGGGCCCTGGCGTTTCATCTTGTTGTGGGGCATGTCGTCAACGTTTAAATGAATTTACTGATCCTGAGGCGCTCATTCACTTTTGTGATTTAGTGGGAAATGTTAAAACGTTACAATTTCAAGATTTATTTCCTTATCCCTTTGGTCCTCAAGATTTATCTAAACGTGTCATTACTTCTTGAATTTTAGTTTGCACACTTTGCAAAGCTTGCGCATCTTCATATTTTTGACGGGGCCAAAAAAATCCTTTTAACCCATCACCTTTTTTTCTCGGAATGACATGTAAATGGAGGTGAGGCACACTCTGGCTCACTTTATTATTAATTGCGATAAACGTTCCTTCCGCTTGCATCGCCTCCTCAACCGCCTGACTCAATTTGCGCATCAGTGAAAAAAAAAGGATGGCTTGGGTCTCTGGTAAATCAGCCAAAGTTGCGAAGTGAAACTTGGGAAGTAATAAACAATGGCCCAGAAATACAGGTCGAATGTCTAATATTACAAGAAAATTATCATCTTCATAAACAGGAAAACTAGGCGCCTGTTTTTTTATAATATTACAAAAAATGCAAGCTAAAGGAATTGTCATGTGCGTATCAGTTCAAATTGATGAAAGGATAGAGTAATGCGTATTGACGATAGAATTGCAAAGTAATTATCTAGCATTATTACTTAAACTCTTTTAAGCGCAAGGATTGCTTCACTTTAAAAAAACGCCGCCAAGGATCTTTAATTTCTGCTAAACGTTTCGGTAATGTTTTAAGTGTATATTCAACATCTCGCCGATTACTCGTCAATTCATCCCATTCAAGAGGGGTGGCAACCGGTGCACCTTTTCTAGCGCGTGTGGAATAAGCTGCAATTGCTGTTGATCCGCGTTGGTTACGCAAATAATCAATATAAATTTTACCGACTCGTTTAATTTTGGTCATCTTGCTTACATATTCCGCAGGATGACTTTGTACTAAAAATTCCACAAAAGCATGGGTAAAATTTTTGATGTCGCCCCATTGGTATTCCGGGCGAATAGGAATGACGACATGTAATCCTTTACCCCCTGTGGTTTTAACAAAGCTTTCTAGTTTAAATTGTTTCAGATAATCGCGAATGAGAAATGCTGCATCAACGACACGTTGCCATGATACTTTTTCACCGGGATCTAAATCAAACGTAATCATGTCGGGATATTCAACTTTTTCGATACGCGAGCCCCAAGGATGAATTTCTAAAACACCTAATTGAACAAGCGCTAATAACCCTTCACCGTTTTTAATATAGATACTTTTTTCTGTTTTAGTTTTTTCTTTGATATCAATCCCATATAAAGCAGTCGGGGTCCCTTTGGTAATATGCTTTTGATAGAAGCATTGATGGTAATTTTCAGGACAACGAACAATGGTAAGCGGGCGATTCGTAATATAAGGTAAAATCCAGGGCATAATACTTTCATAATATGTAGCAAGATCTAACTTAGTCACTTTAGCTTCAGGGTACAGGATTTTTTCCGGATGCGTTAATTTGAATGACGAAGATGTCATAGCCTTTCCCTTTTTTGAATTCGGAGAAATCTCAGTACGCAAGTGATGTGGCTTTTCTCTATAAATTGTTTTTGGAGATTTATCCTGTCTTAATCCTTTAAAACTTGGGTGTCTTAAATAGCCTTCATCAGTCCAGTTAGAAAATTCAATTTCTGCAACAAGCGCGGGTTTGATCCAAGTTGCAGTACTACTTCCAGGCGGTTTTTTTTTAAAAGGCATGGTAGGCGTTTTATATTGAGTCAATAAGGTATTAATTTCTTTGAGCGAGCTTTCCGTAAAACCTGTACCGACATTCCCGTTATAAATTAATTCGCCTTGTTTATTGTAAGTACCCAGTAATAAAGCGCCAAAATGACTACGTTTGCCGCGCGGCTGGGTATAACCTGCAATAATAAATTCCTGCCGTTTAATACACTTAGTTTTTAGCCAATTTTCAGTACGTACTTGTTTATAAATACTATCCTTATTTTTCGAAATAATACCTTCTAACTGTAAGGCGCAAGCTTTTTCAAAAATGACTTGACCATCTCCCATCAAATGTTCACTGTAACGTAGTATTAAATTTTTTGGCGGAATAAGAAGTTTTAAAATTTCTTTGCGATTGACTAAAGGCAGGTTAGATAGATTGAAATGATCGTAGTAAATTAAATCAAAAAGATAGTAAACAAATATTTGATCGTCTTTTCCCTTAATTGCATTTTGTAGTAATTGAAAATTACTATGCTGGTGCTTATCGAGAACTACTATTTCACCATCTAAGACTGCTGCGGAAATATTTAATTCCATTAGTGCCTGGGTAATGTTGGGGAATAAAGCTGTCCAATCATGACCACGGCGCGTTCGTAATGTTACATTTTTCCCTT from Gammaproteobacteria bacterium harbors:
- a CDS encoding TIGR00645 family protein — protein: MNTPMNNISKFIFWSRWLQAPLYIGLILVLVVYVYQFGLGLLNLVKNANNWHETGIMLQALDLIDVVMLANLIIMVIMGGYETFVSKLNLKGHPDQPEWLDEVNAGTMKVKLALSLIGISSIHLLRTFIDPSLKQNYSVMWQVIIHLTLVVSAIAIAFTNNIMGKGRGHH
- a CDS encoding trehalase, encoding MKNIIIWFIFLNVTLAPIHSVLAHEFAATDPNIILYYIANSWKSLERSMEDCNSFSDPKTNLNPILYFPADAVIPETVKYWTERCHLVVKRLPQKINKLGEVNGDNIKPAGLLYLPNPYIVPGGMFNEMYGWDSYFIVRGLIEAHKNELARGIVENFFYEIDHYGGTLNGNRTYYLSRTQLPFLAPLIRAVYTADQTQHHQNLKWLQSAYHYAVKDYNLWTHEPHLAGKTGLSRYYDFGSGPVSELAQSKSYYSDIIRYFLEHPKISQPYLFFLAKDQPEHLQSAKIVYTITLCSTPTLKHNKKYNVCKVVKNVGLSEHFYKGDRAMRASGFDTSFRFGPFSADTLNYAPVDLNSLLYKTEKDLEWMSNQLGNKRLAIYWAKQAERRALRINRYLWNEKQGMFFDYDYINKKASPHPYATTFYPLWAKLATKSQAKRLAKNLKFFEKAGGIVTSLQHTGVQWDYPYGWAPIQLITTEGLTHYGFKPEAERIAHKFLTTVLQNYLRDKTIREKYNVVSGTALTDIQIGYKMNVIGFGWTNGVFLTLLKSLPKSIAKNQLGLNQDFTMYDTAST
- a CDS encoding PRC-barrel domain-containing protein — translated: MDKHSEKIVRTKDVIGVEVKNRADEKLGKIDEIVMDKITGQINYVVLECGGVLGVGSKLFALPWNAIQYDKEEKSFLANIDKERLKNATGFNKDHWPDTADSTTFTKYTETV
- a CDS encoding AI-2E family transporter; the protein is MQKSSNFVWKKTVTITGLVILVALTFYLLGSILMPFAAGALLAYLSNPLVDFLMRRGFSRAASVILVFVALFGFLLISVLLLIPILQEQIEHLTVIIPQMLTYLQTQALPSLLNFFGFKNLAAYDVKKIIGDNIMSTGNVASLVIKTTLESGKALFGLITNILLIPVVTFYLLRDWDLLLNNIRLMIPKRTRPKAIKIAQECDDVLSGFFRGQLLVMLALAAIYSIGLSLAGLQIGIIIGTVTGLLSIVPYLGAIIGFVIAVIAALVQFGTIESVGWVILVFMVGQTIENTFLTPVLVGDRIGMHPVAVIFAVLAGGVLFGFFGVLMALPVAAVIMVLLRHLNRRYHRSELYQA
- a CDS encoding YihY family inner membrane protein, whose product is MQLLRYMGRICVEATKRFYNENYSYRASALAFTTLLAIVPLLLVIVFGMTVFPYFMNIILLGENYILQNFVPASAGTIEFYFHGFLTQATRLPAVSILFLFITTILLVHTIEETLNEIWRVPTRVKSKKMLALLFYWILFLLIPFIIGLSIFLTSYAFLLSWISIEDKTQLTLYFLSILPILINTMIFGLLYIIVPNARVKIINGLIGGMTAALLFEVARISFAFYVDQFPSYALIYGAFAVIPIFLVWLYIFWFIILFGAFVTYTVARPGLEL
- a CDS encoding cytidine deaminase; translated protein: MLAKDILIDQARAVRERAYAPYSHFQVGACIESKNGNVYVGCNVENASYGLTVCAEANAIAAMVAGGEHEIVQMVVVIEGPGVSSCCGACRQRLNEFTDPEALIHFCDLVGNVKTLQFQDLFPYPFGPQDLSKRVITS
- a CDS encoding HIT family protein — its product is MTIPLACIFCNIIKKQAPSFPVYEDDNFLVILDIRPVFLGHCLLLPKFHFATLADLPETQAILFFSLMRKLSQAVEEAMQAEGTFIAINNKVSQSVPHLHLHVIPRKKGDGLKGFFWPRQKYEDAQALQSVQTKIQEVMTRLDKS
- the ligD gene encoding DNA ligase D, translated to MTLKLYQKKRDFDKTPEPKGKTKLKKKSSKKLLYLIQKHAASHLHYDFRLELSGVLKSWAVPKGPCLDPLVKRLAMHVEDHPLEYGTFEGIIPKGQYGGGTVMLWDQGTWICEDKNPKAAYEKGHLTFNLEGKKLKGRWTLIRIKNDNRTWLLIKSKDDYAKLLKKYDVTLEEPRSVVSNQSLEEISEHYTKVWGSKGLEKSKLKKKIDYTQEAQKKVITYHLPQSLFPKEVYPQLATLVNKPPLGTSWLHEIKLDGYRFIAFVQGKNVTLRTRRGHDWTALFPNITQALMELNISAAVLDGEIVVLDKHQHSNFQLLQNAIKGKDDQIFVYYLFDLIYYDHFNLSNLPLVNRKEILKLLIPPKNLILRYSEHLMGDGQVIFEKACALQLEGIISKNKDSIYKQVRTENWLKTKCIKRQEFIIAGYTQPRGKRSHFGALLLGTYNKQGELIYNGNVGTGFTESSLKEINTLLTQYKTPTMPFKKKPPGSSTATWIKPALVAEIEFSNWTDEGYLRHPSFKGLRQDKSPKTIYREKPHHLRTEISPNSKKGKAMTSSSFKLTHPEKILYPEAKVTKLDLATYYESIMPWILPYITNRPLTIVRCPENYHQCFYQKHITKGTPTALYGIDIKEKTKTEKSIYIKNGEGLLALVQLGVLEIHPWGSRIEKVEYPDMITFDLDPGEKVSWQRVVDAAFLIRDYLKQFKLESFVKTTGGKGLHVVIPIRPEYQWGDIKNFTHAFVEFLVQSHPAEYVSKMTKIKRVGKIYIDYLRNQRGSTAIAAYSTRARKGAPVATPLEWDELTSNRRDVEYTLKTLPKRLAEIKDPWRRFFKVKQSLRLKEFK